In Sulfuracidifex metallicus DSM 6482 = JCM 9184, a single window of DNA contains:
- a CDS encoding P-loop NTPase, with protein MEPLRQLAEDKLKGRKVIAVMSAKGGVGKSVISSLLALSIGKGTLLIDMDVHTMATAKLFGFNSMHNVGKGGLEPFSVGGIGLISLSGVVKDNYVLLPGNNVGKVMESLVAYVNMEGFKTVVFDLPPGLGEELLTLERLTGNRFTSLIVTTPSKVSIKVVEYLVRYLKERRVNGFLVVNMSYFNCGKIVRPFGGIDEAKSLSERYGIPLFEMPIDPSIEEFVGKVQDYRGDLKKSLEKIATSL; from the coding sequence ATGGAACCATTAAGACAGTTAGCTGAAGATAAACTAAAGGGCAGAAAAGTTATTGCAGTAATGAGTGCAAAGGGAGGAGTTGGAAAGAGCGTTATATCATCTCTCTTAGCTTTGTCCATAGGTAAGGGAACCCTATTAATAGACATGGACGTTCATACCATGGCAACTGCTAAACTGTTCGGGTTTAATTCCATGCACAACGTAGGTAAAGGAGGGCTTGAGCCATTCTCCGTGGGTGGAATAGGCTTGATTAGTCTAAGTGGAGTAGTCAAGGACAATTACGTACTCCTTCCCGGGAACAATGTAGGAAAGGTGATGGAGTCCCTCGTAGCTTACGTGAACATGGAAGGTTTCAAAACTGTAGTCTTCGACTTACCTCCAGGTCTAGGGGAAGAGTTGCTTACATTGGAGAGACTCACAGGGAACCGTTTTACCTCCTTGATAGTTACAACGCCTTCAAAGGTTTCCATTAAAGTTGTTGAGTACCTTGTTAGGTACTTGAAGGAAAGGAGAGTTAACGGTTTTTTAGTAGTTAACATGTCCTATTTTAATTGTGGTAAGATCGTGAGACCCTTCGGAGGGATAGATGAAGCTAAGTCCCTCAGTGAGAGGTATGGCATTCCGTTGTTTGAGATGCCAATAGATCCTTCTATAGAGGAATTTGTGGGCAAAGTTCAAGATTATCGTGGTGACTTAAAGAAAAGTTTAGAGAAAATTGCAACCTCACTCTGA
- a CDS encoding hydrogenase maturation nickel metallochaperone HypA: MHEWSVADGIVRTVSTWARENNFSEITMVKVGIPSFTFLEVDILKEAFNEIKKGTPLNNSTLEVEFLSASFKCRNCGNSFSEDQVREQLDSIRSEFGEEYPLHLMPALSPSFLSCLRCGSHDLVVEVQDIMVKEVEVKGHGTIKTVS; encoded by the coding sequence ATGCATGAATGGTCTGTTGCAGATGGAATTGTAAGGACTGTATCGACATGGGCTAGGGAAAACAACTTCTCGGAAATAACGATGGTGAAGGTTGGTATTCCCTCATTTACCTTTCTGGAAGTCGACATTCTAAAGGAAGCCTTTAACGAGATAAAGAAGGGGACTCCGCTGAATAACTCAACCCTGGAAGTTGAATTTCTTTCCGCCTCGTTTAAGTGCAGGAATTGCGGTAATTCTTTCTCTGAGGATCAGGTCAGGGAACAGCTAGACTCTATTAGGTCGGAGTTCGGGGAGGAATATCCTCTACATCTAATGCCGGCTCTATCTCCATCCTTTTTATCTTGTCTAAGGTGTGGATCCCACGACTTAGTCGTGGAAGTCCAAGACATAATGGTAAAGGAAGTTGAGGTGAAGGGTCATGGAACCATTAAGACAGTTAGCTGA